CATGGAGTCAAATCTTTGACCCAAAGATTAGAAGTTCTGTGGCAGCGAGTCACCTGCCCTCAACAGCTCAGAATCTGTTTTTGGCTATGCTTTCGCTTTTGGCATGCAAGGTAAGATGTCTTGTATTTAACCGTTTTGCTTGTTTCTTCCTGTTGGTATGGCTCAGCCTTCAGCTGCTTATTGAGCCTATTTACCTGCTGCcaatatttcatcctaaatccTGGCATTATGGACTTACTAAGGTCACTGCTTACAGTACCAATATGCTTGGAGGGGAATCTAGTTCTTAACTTGAAAGACAAATGATAATTTTACTTATGAGGGTCAGTCTGACTGCTTGCCAATTTGCTTTTCGATTGGGATGTCTGTGCAGGGATGCTTTCTCCTCGAGAACATGCATTGATtgctgattctctctctctgccagtcCAGACAAGAAGTGATAGTGCCCATCAAGATAAGAGGGATGTGTGGTTTATAAAACTGTTCCTGCCAAAGCCTTATAATGCCACTCATTACTATACAGGAAATTATCCACTTCCCACTAAGCTTTCTCCTTGTCAGCTGGTTGAGGATTTAGAATCTGTTTGGGAAAGAGTTCCTAAGGAAAGATATCCTCTATGGTTTAGTTGTGGCTTTAAGGCTAAACTCTGCATTACTTCCCTTATAATGTAACAGCTTTTAAGCTCATGGATTGGTTTGTCCAGAGCACGATTATAAGATTCAACTGAATGATAATAAATATACTTATGAAAAGCCTTCCTTGCCAAAAGAGATAGATAGGCTGGGCCTTTCCCATCATGCAGCTACATTTTCTTAGGAGAGATTACCTGTCTTAGCCAGATTTGTTTAGGCTGTTTGCTGCCACACAGAAGGTAGCTCTTTTGCTCCCTGGCGGTGCCAATAAGCAAACCCCAGCCCCTGCGTTAGCATGTATGGAAGCACCTTTCTCTGTACTCCAGCAAGGACGAGGGGAAACCTGAGGCTCATGCAGTCGGTTTACAGCCCCTATCGTATTAGATGCACAGATTGTTTTTTCCAACTGTATAGGGCCTTTATCCAAAGATGTTTATGTTATACTTAGAAACCTCCATAGTTTATTGCTTGTTAATGTTGCTGGCTCGTGGTTCTCCAACCCTAGTGTTGAGGCTTTGTATAGGGTTACTTTAGCTCTCAAGAGATCGAAAAAATTTGTTGCAGCCTTGATATTGGGGATGACAGCTTTAATAGGTGTGATTTCTAGGTTTGCCTTATCTACTACCTCCTTGGCTAAGGAGATTCACACAGCACATCGTATAGATCAATTTCCCAGAAATGTATCAATAGCACTCAGGATCCAGAAGACTGACAGGGAACTTCAGGAAAGGCTGACTGCTTTAGAGGAAGCAGTTCTGTTTATGGGAAATCAAATTCAAAATGTTAAGATCAGGCTCTCAGTGCAGTGGCATTCCCTGTTCCGTTGGTCTGGGTAATCCCCTTGGAATCTAGTACCTCTAAACATGACTGGTCTAAAATTCAGTCTTGCTTAAAGGGTCTTTGGAACATTCTAGTTTGACTTTGTATATAGACTCCCTACATAAGATCATGGATATTAGTAAATCTAGAGTGGGATCCACTTAAGGAAGTGTCTGCAGCCTTTGTCTCTGCTGTCCATAAGTTCACTTCTTCGTCTTCCTAGACGACTTTGCTAATGAATGGAGGAGTCAAAGATGGTTTCTTCATACCGGTTTTGTTTCACCTTGTAGTCTACATCAAGCAAATTAAGCACTTAATAACCACTCATAATTAATGTTCACCCTCTTGAATTGAAACAGAAAAGAGGAGATACCAGGTCTGGCATGGCTGCAGAAGGGACagtgtgacatggttcctgcccctggagcagagccaACTAGACTTGGGTCTTCTCAAGTGCTGACAGTTGCTGAGTAAGGCTTCTTTGCATGATGATGTACATATTttacttcatgttcctcctttgggcaGTGTTCCTCCTGCCAAGGTTATTGGGGAATGTTCTCCaggccaaggttaatgactccatgacaaTCTGAAACAGCATGATTCTGGGACattcctcagcaaaatggtaatgctgtgaccttcaggatagcccttaagactgtgggaaagaactctgaacacatgagttcaaatatatatataatttagtgtAAGAACTGTTCTTTACAGGATTGCTCAATTGTGTAAAATATAAGGCTTCAGTGTGAATTATATGAGGGACTTGATGGACCTGAAAcagagaacagaggcagctgcactagaGTCAGTCAGGAAGATGTTAAGGAAGGAGATGTGATTTGGTCAATAGAGGGAAAAAACCTGGAtaacaagagagaaaggaatagtAAAAAACATGTCTCAGATAGATGGTTATATTATATTAGTGGTAAGATGGTTGCCTTCTCCACAGAAGCCATCAACAACTAAATTTGATCTAGATATTCTTCTAAGAATTATACAAAGGAGCCTTAATGCTGCATGTATCAGTACAAACAACTCACTAAACTaaaaaatgtatggttcaagtaataaaagtgaagtgaaatggagctgctcctgtgttcaaggagattaAGAGATTTAGGAAGTGGTGATCTCAGGGTAAGATCTAACCAATCTAATTGTTTGCGTTTGCAGTTGAATAAGAACTATTTTGAGCTTTTATTCTGGAATAAACCACAATCCAGAAACAGAgaacacacctgtgatccagatcttgaagctGGAAAACACAGGCTTTTTGTCTGGATCTTAAGGAACtttggccatgaaaagcttaggcccaggcatggtgctacacacctttaatccaggagacaaaggcaagcagatttatgagttcaaggccagcctgagacagagcaagttctaggtaaaGAAAAGTTTAGGTTCAGGTATGGTAGTACACGCCCAGCCTTCAGGAGACAGAACCAtccagatctctaagttcaaggtctgTCTACAGGGCACATTCTAGGCCAAGCTTAGACAGTGAAAGAGTTGGAAAAATGAAAAGCTACCTCTCTCACATAAAAATAGTCTCTATGTCTAGACTTAGCAGCCACAAACATTGTGCCAGTGAACACATAGGACTTGTGGTGTGTAGAAAATATGTACTTGCTGTTGTTTTCTAAGTGTCAAGGGACTAAGGTCATAAAATTAGTGGGATAATCAAGAGAGAACCTGGGATAAATGATAGAACTGATATGCAATTCCTAAGGAAGtagcttatataaataaaaagacagggCTTTGGTCTGCACGAGAGCTCTCCTGTGCAGAACACAGAGCTGTCAGCCTGCACCCAGCATTGAGTCCGAGCCATTCTTCCGCCACTCCCATTCATCCCTTCCTCAGGTCCTTCTCCCAAGTCCAGGCTGGTCCATGGCACCACTAGCCTACTCTATTAAAGatataaatctgttttaaaagaattacaaatgTCAATAGAAACCTTTGTTCATTTATAGCTTGCCCCATTCGAGTTCCGAGAGATGCTCCATGATAGTTACAGCTAGTGGTTTGAGTCCTGGGACAAAGGCAGCTTTCCCGACGAGGCTTATCCTTCTCTGTCTATACTTAAATATTCCTATTCCCTTCAGTCATGAAATGTTTTTAGCTATTTTTGGATGGTTGTTTCTTTCCAATATACCTAACTTTTTCTCCCCCAAACCAACAGAgtgactcttcttttttttttaaagaaaaaaaaatttatttatttatattttatgtgcattggcattttgtctgtgtgagggtatcagatcttagaattatagacagttgtgagctgccatgtgggtactgggaattgaacccgtgtcctctggaagaggcaagcagtctgtgctcttaaccactgagctatctctccggcAGAGAGACTCTTGCTAACAGCACAGACCCAGAGCTATCCGTCTCACTGGACAagcccttgatttttttttatctttctgtatCTCAAAATAATTTCAATTCCTTTCACAAGCctcagaagaatttattttggcagGGTTGGGAGGGACAAAACTCCTTTCATTCTGTCCTGTAAGGACCCTATAGAATTCCATTACTTCCGTGTGTACTTTCTCCAAAAAGTACACATCCTGTTTCTAATACACTAACTGTTCTTTGTTAGGGTCTCACaaaaagcagagggagagagtggaGGGTTCATATTTGGGTTGTATCTTGTTTAACTGCTCCAAGAGGAAGTCATTCCATTCTCCTTCCTTAATGCATTAGTGACATGAGTTAGTGGGGACAAACCTGAACAGTGGTGTTTGGTCATTGTCCCTACCACCCTGGGGATAGGCTCCCCGCCTGCCTCAGAGCATGAGGGTAGGGACTAGTCATGCCTCGTCAGCTAGTGAAGGCGAGGAGGGGCTGCTGTGCGGGGCCCACGCGGTAGTTACATCACTGGTGGCTAATGAGGGCCAGGGCTGTGTGCTGGGAGTTCTGCAGGTAGAGGTGGAAGTCCCTCCTGAAGGCTGAGCATTCTGCTTGATTCATTCATCTGATAAGTACTACTGAGCATCCATTGTATACTGAAAGCTAGGGATAACGCCACAAGCCAGGAGTGATCCCAGACCTTGTAGGACCTTTGACATGCAGGAAAGAGGAGTCAGAAAGACAAAATTCCAACCTAGATTTGGTATGACCTTGAGTAACTAGTTGCTTCCCCAGAAGCCTCAGGGCCACCTAACCAAAGAGCTGAAAGTCCAGCCTCACCTGTAGAGTCAGTCATGAGGACGGCAGGGTGGGTGCTTTGTAGCTGGAAAGTGCTGTGCTGTGGTTTCATCGCTCATCGTCCTACTGTCTCTTCTTCCTGCAGAGTTGCCCAGGAGCTGCAGGACAGGTGCCTGGACCACCCCCAGGGGGCTATTATCCTGGTCCTCCCCATGGTGGGGGCCAGTATGGCAGTGGATTGCCCCCTGGTGGTGGTTATGGAGCTCCTGCCCCTGGAGGACCCTATGGATACCCCAGTGCTGGAGGAATCCCCTCTGGAACTCCAAGTGGACCATATGGCGGTGTACCTCCAGGGGGTCCCTATGGTCAGCTACCTCCAGGGGGTCCCTACGGTACCCAGCCTGGACATTATGGACAGGGTAAGTAGAATCTCCAGTTCCAGAACCCAAGCCTAGAACCTCAGACCTGGCCTAAGCTGTCCACATCCCATCCTTATCCTTCTTGTAGATGTGCAGGTACCCTGGTCTCTGACACCATagcccctcccttcctgctctgtCTTTACTGACAGAATGAGAAGTTGATCAGTTAGCATCTCTAAAGTTCTCTTGGCTTTCAACAAGCATTTTTATTGCTTGCTCACTTTCCCTTGTGTGTCAGCAGCTGAGTTCCTGCCTCAAGTGTCTGTTCATTCTGGGTGCTGAAGGAGCATTCCATTCTGGGGACATGTTGTCCTTAGGGTAGAGGAAAAGAGTAAGAAGCTAGAAGGGCTGGGCGGTACCTCGTAAAACTCTTCTCAGAAGGACTGATGTCTCATCCGCTGGAGTACTTTCCCCTGAAGCATATCCCACTGTCAAGGCCGACCCCAGGAGGAGATGGTGCACCTCTCATAGGGAGATTCTTAGGCTGCCAGGCAGTGGGTGGGGCCGGGCAGTGCCTGGACTGGGAAGGGAGCTCAGCAGATGCCTGACCACAGCAATGTAGTCCACAAGAGAAGAAACTCCATCACTGAGGCATGGGACTGACCTCATCTGTAGGAAGAAAAGATGGTGTCATTACCGAAAGCTTGGCTTTAAAGGTCAGACACTTACTGACCTGACCAGACTGCCTCTTTACACCTCAGTGTCCTCCTCTGTAAAATAGGGACAGTGCTACAACCTCACAGGCCGTATTAAATGTGAAGCTGCAGCTTAATGCCGGCACAGCGTCTGGGTTTAATGGACGGGCAGCATTCTATGAGAGGACTTGTTATATGGCTGAGCAGTATTGGCATTTACTGTGATAGGAGCTGCGGCAAACCAGAGGgcggaagagaagggaaggaagatgtAGGCTGGAGGGGAGGTGTGCACAAGACTAGGAAGGCAGAGATTGAAGAGCAGAGGGTAGGGAAGTGCATTCCCGTCCTTGCTCTCCCAGGACTCGCTTTAGTGAGCTCCTTCCCAGAGTGGCTATTCTCAGGGGGCTGAGCACCAGCTAGCCGGCCTGGAACCGCCTGGGCCCGTGACAGGGGGGCCCCAGGGAACATTGTGCTTAGGAAGCAAGCTGCAGCTGAGTGGATGTACGCAGGCAGGTAGCCCCGGGGGAGATGCCCAAACCTCTGGGGTTCTGAGCACTGCCAGCCAGTGGCATTTATCTTCTCAGAGCCAAGCTCTGGCTGTTAGCTTTCAGCTCAGCAGCTCTTCACTGGATTTCCATATCCTCCAAAACATTGTGTCTGAGCTCATAGAGGTCTGAAGGGGGAGGAGCCCTGACTCCGAGGCCTGTCCCCCCGAGCCCAGGAGTAGCAGGGAGGAAAGGCAGGACACGGGTCACACGAGTCACACGCTCAGCCTCCCTCTTTGCTGCCTCCTCTCGGTGCCTGCATTGCCCCCTCTGCACTGATGCTCCTGATGTGTGCATCACTTGCCTTAGGGTCCTGAGAAGGTCTACCTCCAAGGTGAGGACCACTTCTGTAAAGGGCAGAGCTGACCATCAGAGGTGCTCCTCCGCCTGCTGGAAGATCCCAAAGGGCCTTTCCAGCTTACCCACTGCTGTCAGCCCTCGCCTTCCATCCAGCAGAGATTGCGGAGTGCTGTACACACATCCTGAGCCTTTGCCACCTTCCCTcctccacagttcctcatcccttcAAACACAGCTGAAATACCCTTCTCCTCCCCGACCCCATTCCAACCTATGCTGCGaactttgttttgctgttgtctCATGTAATTCATTCCTGCCGTCTTTGGACATGGTTCACGTTGTAAATATGGAAGTTGGCATTCAAAGAGATTACTTATTTAACCTGAAATTACACAACTAGTAATAAAAACCAGTCAGGACTTGAATCTAAAGCCGAGCTCTTCTGTATGAAACTAGCTGCCAGTGGGGTGGCCGTTTTTCCCCAGTGACCTGCTTGTtccagtttggtttctgttgtgatGCCCACCATGACCACAGGGCAGCTTAGaggagggaagagtttatttggtccATCACTGACAGGAACCAAGGCAGGAAGCTTAAAGCAGAAACCAAGGAGGAGAGCAGCTACTGCCAGACCTTTTGCCCGCcccatgctcagctagcttttcTGTTCAGCACAGGCtcaccaacccagagatggtactgcccacagtgggcttctATGTCAATTAGCAATAAGACAgtgtcccacagacatgcccacaggcaatCTGTTGCCCAAAAACCAGGATCATCAAATGGGCCCAGGACTTCAGGAAACCTGGGATTCCAGAAAGTGAGCCCTAGTTTCAGAAAGGCAGTCTGACTTCTCTCTCACCCTGCACTTTCAAAAAAGTTTATCCAGGAAAAAGAGTTTCTGGGCCTGGCTTCACAAGACCCTCGTGTCCCTACTCTCCACGGCAAAGCTGATTCTCAGAGCCTGTATGGCGAGCGCATTTCCCTGGGCCCTCAGATGCTGAGCAGTCTGCTCTCACTGCTTGTGGTCACACTACGTGTCCTTTGTTTTCCTCCACTGGCCTGTTTCTTAGCTCTGGTCTGGGCAGTCCTCAGTTGAGCCCCTCCTCTGCTCAGGTGCCCCAAGTCGACAGTAAGCACTAACCAGTGCACTGTTGTTTTAAGTGGGCAAGCCTGCAGGGCAACCTTTCCTTCTGGCCTCTCCTCTGGGTCTGCCCTCCACACTGCGCATGTCTGTTTCCAATATGAAATGTGAAGAAACCCCTTGTGTGGCCTGTCAACCCTGCTTCACTAAGACAGCCTgactctgcttttctttgtccTCTAGGCCATTTACAGAGATTTCTTGCTGTATTGGGGGTGCAGTGTGAATGGCCTCCCTCAGAAAGGCATGGAGGACGACGGGTCCTGAGGCCCTCAGAAGGGCATGGAGGACGGGTCCTGAGGCTCCCTCAGAAGGGCATGGAGGACGGGTCCTGAGGCCTTGGGGGTGGGCATCTGAGGTCACTTTCTGTTGCTCTGGTAAAACTCTGATCAGGGGAGGAAGAGGTTTACTTGAGCTTCTAGGCTGtaatccatcattgagggaagtcagggcgagaaccaggaagcaggagccacgGAGGGATGGTTTGCTGGCTCCCTTGCAGGCGTACACTTTCTGAGTGGCTTTGGACAGCCCAGGACACCcacccagggaatggtgccacccccAGAGTGGACCTCTTACATCGGTTAACAATCATGACAGACGGTCTCCCGCAGGCCAGTCTGCCTGGTGAGCCAACCCTTCAGTTGGGCTCCTTTCTCAGTGACCCCAGGCTGTGTCAGGTTGGTGATTAAAGCTAACTAGAACATATAGGGGAACGTGTGACCAGAGGAGGTTCTCAGAGTGGCTCGGCAGCATGGCTTTCCTGGGTCTGGCCGCCATGGTTCACATCCCTTTCTCCAGGTGGTGTCCCCCCGAATGTGGATCCTGAGGCCTACTCCTGGTTCCAGTCAGTGGATGCCGATCACAGTGGCTATATCTCcctcaaggagctgaagcaggCCCTAGTCAACTCCAACTGGTCCTCATTCAATGATGAGACATGCCTCATGATGATAAGTGAGTTCCATACGCAGTTCCTCAAGCATGCAGGCTTGAGCAGGGTCAGTACTGCCTGACAGTTGGCAGAAGTGTGCAGGTACTCAGTCTGAAGAGACTTCTAGCTAAGGAGGACGCTGCCTTCAAGATACACTCTCCTTAACTTGGACCATTGTCAAGTTCTAGGTTGCTAAGTTACAGGATGGTCCAGTTTCCCATTGTGCAGGTAGACATTCCCTCTCCTGGTAAGAGACTATAGGCAAGGGTCAGCATGGACCCAAGGCTTAGAGCTAAGCCACTAGCCCTGCAGAATCTGGATGGGACAGGGCTAAGTGGCCAGGGGGAGGGCTAGCACTGCAGTTGGTCCTGTGACTCAGGCTCAGGGCTTTGCTTCAGCCTGGGAGAAGGGCTGCCCTCAGTGGTCCCTTGGCCCTCAGTCTTgaagccttccttcctcctttccctcctcccactcagACATGTTTGACAAGACCAAGTCTGGCCGCATTGATGTCGCCGGCTTCTCAGCCTTATGGAAATTCCTCCAGCAGTGGAGGAACCTCTTTCAGCAGTATGACCGGGACCACTCAGGCTCCATTAGCTCCACAGAGTTGCAGCAAGGTAAGGGCCCTGTGGGCGTTGTGCCTGTGAGCCAGCTAGACTTCTTTTCACTTCCTAAAACGCCTTGAGGGGTTTCCCTGTCGGTACCCCTGCCTGCCTTACTACCCATTCCACTGTTCTGAACCTGGATGGGGCCTTGAGCCAAGCTCTGGGGTCAGACAACACTAGTCTAAATCAGTGCTGGCCTTCCTGGTGGCAGGACTCCAGGCAGTGCTGAGTGGAACGGTCCCTCTGGCATCGGTGAGATGGGACCTTGGAGAGCAGTGCGGCTCTTTCTTGTCTCAGCATGCAGCATGGAAAGAGCTCACTTCTGTTGTCATGTGGCCAGAGGCCGTTTCTCTTCAACTCAGACCCAGAGCCTTCTGAGAGCTTCGGGTTGGTGAGAGGACCTAGGGCCACAGTGCCACATCTGGTTCCAGTCTGACTCTGGAGGTCAAGCCTGCAGCCTGGGCTAAGACCAGTAGGCTACAAGGACAGATGGCTAATGTGGCTATGAGCACCCAGTGAGGAATTTGATCATCTTAGTGACAGTGGGGAAGGGCTGCCCTTTGTCCAGGCCATGCAGTCATTCAGACTAAAGTCTGGCTGGGGATGAGCATACCATGCGTGCCCCTGCTCGAAGGCAGGGTGATCACGGAACGCTACCTTGCCAGCTTCTTCCATGGATGTTGGTGAAATTATAGCAACAAGGAAATTAGCACTTACCGTCTGCCATGCCCCAGGTCCTGTGATACGCATTGCAGTGGATTCCTGAAGTTCCTCGTCCCAAGGGCTCGGTCCTGTTTGCCATTCCACACAGATTGGTgaaggatccttct
Above is a window of Mus pahari chromosome 6, PAHARI_EIJ_v1.1, whole genome shotgun sequence DNA encoding:
- the Pef1 gene encoding peflin, with translation MASYPDGQSCPGAAGQVPGPPPGGYYPGPPHGGGQYGSGLPPGGGYGAPAPGGPYGYPSAGGIPSGTPSGPYGGVPPGGPYGQLPPGGPYGTQPGHYGQGGVPPNVDPEAYSWFQSVDADHSGYISLKELKQALVNSNWSSFNDETCLMMINMFDKTKSGRIDVAGFSALWKFLQQWRNLFQQYDRDHSGSISSTELQQALSQMGYNLSPQFTQLLVSRYCARSAIPAMQLDCFIKVCTQLQVLTEAFREKDTAVQGSIRLSFEDFVTMTASRML